Proteins from one Actinomycetota bacterium genomic window:
- a CDS encoding NAD+ synthase yields MLEVPVLDPEEALPHILGFIRERTAAAGRSRLVVGLSGGLDSAVSTYLAERALGRDNLTAFLMPYKTTDPQSTKDALLVASELGIAHRIIDITPMVDAYFDRLPEADRKRRGNYMARTRMAVLYDQSAARDALVLGTGNRTEALLGYTTLWGDMACAFTPLGDLYKTQVRQLAGALGVPARIVGKPPSADLWQGQTDEGEMGLTYDEVDRLLYAMIDLGHGDAELEADGFGPALVRKVRDMVEASSFKRCMPPSCGGVSP; encoded by the coding sequence GTGTTAGAAGTGCCCGTACTGGACCCGGAGGAGGCGCTCCCTCACATCCTCGGTTTCATCCGCGAGCGCACCGCTGCGGCGGGCAGGTCGCGGCTGGTGGTGGGGCTCTCCGGGGGGCTGGACTCCGCCGTCTCCACATACCTCGCCGAGCGCGCCCTGGGGAGGGACAACCTCACCGCGTTCCTCATGCCCTATAAGACCACCGACCCGCAGAGCACCAAGGACGCGCTGCTGGTCGCGTCTGAACTGGGGATCGCCCACAGGATAATCGACATCACCCCCATGGTCGACGCCTACTTCGACCGCCTGCCCGAGGCCGACCGCAAGCGGCGCGGCAATTACATGGCGCGCACGCGCATGGCGGTGCTCTACGACCAGTCGGCTGCGCGGGACGCCCTGGTGCTGGGCACCGGCAACCGCACCGAGGCCCTGCTGGGCTACACCACCCTGTGGGGGGACATGGCCTGCGCCTTCACCCCCCTGGGCGACCTCTACAAGACGCAGGTCAGGCAGCTTGCGGGCGCCCTCGGGGTTCCCGCGCGCATCGTCGGCAAGCCCCCCTCCGCGGACCTCTGGCAGGGACAGACCGACGAAGGGGAGATGGGCCTCACCTACGACGAGGTGGACCGCCTGCTCTACGCCATGATCGACCTGGGCCACGGCGATGCGGAACTGGAGGCGGACGGGTTCGGGCCTGCCCTCGTCCGCAAGGTGCGGGACATGGTGGAGGCATCCTCCTTCAAGCGCTGCATGCCCCCCTCCTGTGGGGGGGTCAGCCCCTGA